The genomic DNA ACTTATTAGTGATAGGAGCAAATGATTATGTTCAAATCATACGACACCCATATTAATGTCGTTTAACGAAACACAAGCACCACCACGTCGGCACTTCAACAAAAAGATTCGGTGGGCGCGCGTGGGACAACTGACCACATACTGGTTACGTGTCACCAAGGCATTAGCCGGATTCCTTTCTCCCACATCCAGGCAACCAAACACGCAGTATCTGGCGCGTACCCCACCCCCACGGCGCATTTTAGCCCAGGACCCCTAatgtaccgtttggtacgtgggacgggacggaacagaatgGGACAAggtgttccgtcccacgtttggtgcgtctaaaacgggtggaacgagctgttctacgggacgagttttgggtgaattttcgttccatctcagccccctggaacgactcgttccacatccgtggaacacaaaattataacctctccgtctccttcttcttcctcattgtttccatccgagggcatctttgctcccgctccgttccgttccatcctgtcccgtcccattccgtttcgtcccgtcccgtctgcataccaaacgatacctaaagCCCTTCAACTTCTCCTTATCATTGTTTTATAAATCCCTGTCTAGGCGTTAAACAGCTGATCACCGTCTTAATTAGTCTTTTAAGTGtttgaaattaagaaattgTGTCTAGACCTGTTTAGGCATCAACTTAGACCGCCTAGATCGTGAATATGCtcaaatactttataatttatatgtcgttttattttacatttcatgtatttcaatacaattatgtatttttatttaaatattaaaaaaatatatttatacgatatataataaatttatttgaaTATGCTAGAAGCAGGCGCAATCCGCTGTCAAACTAACGCCTAGCGTTGCTTGTATTTCACAGCGGTTCTTCGaatttcattaaattttctAACTTAGACTATAAAAATTGCACCCTTCGCTGCATTTTAGTTACCTCGTCAGCCTCGCCTCAGTTTCAAacactctctctatctctctccgcCTTCTTTCTCTAGGATTGATTCACAATGAGTGTGACATTGCATTCCATCTCGCTCTTAAACCCTGACCCTAGCAGCTGTGGATTGAAGAAGTCACCTTCGTGTTCTTCTCTGCGGTTTGGACAATTGATTGCAGCACGTGGTTACCGAGGCTCGTATATTGCCGTCCCGAAAGTGCTTTCCGGCGTTTCTCTGTCCCTGCACCGGCGGAGCTTGTGGACTCGGCCAATTGTCGCCGTCTCTGCTTCCCAGGACGAATCTGTAAGctgaaattttgagtttttctttgtcaatgaTGGAATTATGAGTGTTTGGTTATTGGTAATAGTGttttgatttggttttaatgAGAAATGGGGGTTCGAGGTTAATGCACGCCAAGTGTTTGATTCAAGAATGCTGGTGCTTGTGTGGGATTGTATCAAGTTTCGATTTTGGCATATGGGAATTGGGAAAAAAGTATGATTGTGATGAATGTTTTTGGAAATTCGGGTTTGggattttagttttcatttgtcCAGTTCTTTTGACTGGATGTTTGGTTATGCTATCCTGATATCATGATCATTTGCTAAAAAATTTGGGACAAAGCGTTATAAAATGTTGGTTTCGGGTTTGTTTGAGGTTTATGGGAAGGTAGATATATGGATGAGCCGGGTTGTATTAATTGTTCAATGGGGACGCAACTTGTCCACTTATCGTGacattaaattgaatttttgttcttAGCAGCATTCAGATATTGAGGTGGAGAATGAAAACAACAATGCCAAACCGAAATCTGAAGAATCAGAAGAACCTTCGAAACAAACTCTGGGTTCTTTCAAGGAACAAACCTTGAAGCTGCGAAGCCTCTCGCGGGAATTCTCGAAGAAAGCATTGGTTATTATGAAAGATACTTCGGAGCAGTTAAAAATATATGCTGATAAGGCAAAGGATGATTTGAGTGAGAGAGCAAATGAAATCAGTGAACATTATATCACCATAGCTGAAGCCAATTCCCCTGAGCCAGTGAGGGAAATTGTTGAAGCATATCATATATCAGCTATTGATCCCAATGATGCTGTGCAAGTCCGTGACTTTCGCGTTGGGATACCTTATGGTATGTTTAACTTATGGAAAAAGActtgcctttttttttcacccCCAAAAGCTTTTAGTA from Pyrus communis chromosome 17, drPyrComm1.1, whole genome shotgun sequence includes the following:
- the LOC137723707 gene encoding protein FATTY ACID EXPORT 3, chloroplastic-like; translated protein: MSVTLHSISLLNPDPSSCGLKKSPSCSSLRFGQLIAARGYRGSYIAVPKVLSGVSLSLHRRSLWTRPIVAVSASQDESHSDIEVENENNNAKPKSEESEEPSKQTLGSFKEQTLKLRSLSREFSKKALVIMKDTSEQLKIYADKAKDDLSERANEISEHYITIAEANSPEPVREIVEAYHISAIDPNDAVQVRDFRVGIPYGLWLSVGGFLSFLVTGSISAIRFGVILGGTLLFLSVSSLRSYIKGKSSPFFLKGQTAISSIIFLREVIVLAERPSFPNILTTLVSGAVVAFYFNKIVQNREDQKGPNFEKETES